In the Solibacillus sp. FSL K6-1523 genome, one interval contains:
- a CDS encoding SMC family ATPase — MKPLKLSMSAFGPYKEKEVIDFTKLHEHGIFVVSGSTGAGKTTIFDAITFALYDSGSGEDREKSFFLRSDFAEPEMDTEVELIFEVRGRIYRIWRKFGHDGASAKREFYDITGGKEVPAVEKFQVKLVQSKVEELIGLTQSQFNQIVMLPQGEFQKLLTSESKHKEEIFRKIFKTERFTKMVELLKDKKKLAENMYDQAKMQQDQTIYEIKNRLPERESELFAIINGDAINMYQVEQALAVEEQHYVTLAAELNSRYEVLKKDLKQQNEQFSEQKILNDRIEKFKQRQIQLAELKQREAYFGEQANQIELAVKASQITPFERDYERAKTQLSLAKETLVRATTEQTNAQELLSQASISFDEQQKQAPLLTTYAKTISQLEQILPIYRSMDDIKLAVNKLESEKGKAEKLFAELSAEQLDLTGRKTNQQALIKQLEDDIVPYQKTFEEHADIVQKINNIKETIQLSNSVQALQDGVSQKQKVAEDAQQQVKQVEQQIRQNQAAFIASTLIAGEACPVCGSFEHPTVHNQETAVVEEHVVDDLRKNAEHMLQQYYQVKSKLDIELRNLQLKQKQLDEQQVTIDALLQYEQTTNELAQALQKMKQQQAQLVTEKQTQEVLAKQLEALQTRIDKGRTYVTNVNTQLALEQGKLEQSEKSMLPQFTTVQQVNAALQAEQLKHETLKREIDQATQHLQQAQLKEKTCAANFEHAKGREIDQLQEESKAKSEYLLALENAEFADETSYKNSILTMEVQQQIRQKIEEFRQKMHTIAVQIAEDSAQLAGKEPVDLTAWAQKINELNEQFEKLYADFKQAESYVEQCRTTKIRLQKVATEIEQYKEKLIQVEQIYDVIRGQNEAKISFERFAQIGYLEKVTHAANERLRVLSNGQYFLKSTGRKEGNAQSGLSIDVFDSNTGQTRDVKTLSGGEKFNASLALALGMADVIQSVQGSVHIDTMFIDEGFGTLDEESLRKAIDILIDLQQTGRLIGVISHVAELKAAMPAILQVQKLKEGHSKTEIIIK; from the coding sequence ATGAAGCCGCTAAAGCTGTCTATGAGTGCATTTGGTCCTTATAAAGAGAAGGAAGTCATTGATTTTACAAAGCTACATGAACATGGCATTTTTGTCGTTTCTGGATCTACGGGTGCAGGAAAAACGACGATTTTTGATGCGATTACGTTTGCTCTTTATGACTCAGGTAGTGGTGAGGACCGGGAAAAATCATTCTTTTTAAGAAGTGATTTTGCAGAACCGGAAATGGATACGGAAGTCGAGCTTATTTTTGAAGTAAGGGGTCGAATTTATCGAATTTGGCGTAAATTTGGACATGATGGAGCGAGTGCAAAACGGGAATTTTATGATATTACGGGTGGGAAAGAGGTACCTGCTGTTGAGAAATTTCAAGTGAAGCTTGTCCAGTCAAAGGTTGAGGAACTTATCGGATTAACACAATCACAGTTTAATCAAATTGTTATGCTGCCACAAGGAGAATTCCAAAAGCTATTAACTTCTGAATCGAAGCATAAAGAAGAAATTTTCCGCAAGATTTTTAAAACAGAGCGATTTACAAAAATGGTCGAGCTATTAAAAGATAAAAAGAAACTTGCGGAAAATATGTACGATCAGGCAAAAATGCAACAGGATCAGACTATTTATGAAATAAAAAATAGATTGCCTGAGCGTGAATCTGAGCTTTTTGCAATAATTAATGGTGATGCCATCAATATGTATCAAGTTGAACAAGCATTAGCTGTGGAAGAACAGCATTATGTAACGTTAGCAGCCGAGCTAAATAGTCGTTATGAGGTGTTGAAGAAAGATTTAAAGCAGCAAAATGAACAGTTTAGTGAGCAGAAAATTCTAAATGACCGTATTGAGAAATTTAAGCAACGCCAAATTCAATTAGCCGAATTAAAGCAGCGGGAAGCTTATTTTGGGGAACAAGCTAATCAAATTGAATTGGCGGTAAAAGCGAGTCAAATTACGCCTTTTGAACGTGATTATGAGCGAGCAAAAACGCAACTATCATTGGCAAAAGAAACGTTGGTACGTGCAACGACTGAACAAACAAATGCACAAGAGCTATTATCTCAAGCGTCAATCAGCTTTGATGAGCAACAAAAACAAGCCCCATTACTCACAACGTATGCTAAAACCATTTCACAATTGGAACAAATTTTACCGATTTATCGTTCCATGGATGATATTAAATTAGCAGTCAACAAGTTGGAAAGTGAAAAGGGGAAGGCGGAAAAGTTGTTTGCTGAATTGTCAGCTGAGCAACTAGATTTAACAGGGAGAAAAACAAATCAACAAGCGCTCATTAAACAGTTAGAAGACGATATTGTTCCTTATCAGAAAACATTTGAAGAACATGCGGATATCGTACAAAAAATAAACAATATAAAAGAAACAATTCAGTTATCAAATAGCGTACAAGCATTGCAAGATGGAGTTTCTCAAAAGCAAAAAGTTGCCGAAGATGCACAACAACAAGTAAAGCAAGTGGAGCAACAAATCCGTCAAAACCAAGCGGCATTTATTGCGTCTACATTAATAGCCGGAGAAGCTTGCCCAGTATGTGGTAGTTTTGAACATCCAACTGTGCATAATCAAGAAACAGCGGTGGTTGAAGAACATGTTGTGGATGACTTGCGAAAAAATGCAGAACATATGCTGCAACAATATTATCAGGTGAAATCGAAGCTCGATATTGAGTTAAGAAATTTACAATTAAAGCAGAAGCAGCTTGACGAACAACAAGTAACGATCGATGCGCTATTACAATATGAACAAACGACAAACGAGTTGGCACAAGCATTGCAAAAAATGAAGCAGCAACAGGCACAATTAGTAACAGAAAAACAAACGCAAGAAGTGCTTGCTAAACAGCTAGAGGCATTGCAAACTCGTATAGATAAAGGGCGTACTTATGTAACGAATGTAAATACGCAATTAGCTCTGGAACAAGGAAAACTAGAGCAAAGTGAAAAGTCGATGCTGCCACAATTTACAACGGTGCAACAAGTGAATGCAGCATTACAGGCGGAGCAATTGAAGCATGAAACTTTAAAAAGGGAAATTGACCAAGCTACCCAACATCTACAACAAGCACAATTAAAAGAAAAAACATGTGCAGCAAATTTTGAACATGCTAAGGGGCGGGAAATTGACCAGCTTCAAGAGGAATCAAAGGCGAAATCAGAATATTTATTAGCGCTAGAAAATGCCGAGTTTGCAGACGAGACAAGCTATAAAAATTCGATTTTAACGATGGAAGTCCAGCAACAAATACGTCAAAAAATTGAAGAGTTCCGACAAAAGATGCATACAATTGCCGTTCAAATCGCGGAAGATTCTGCTCAATTAGCAGGGAAAGAACCTGTTGATTTAACGGCATGGGCGCAGAAAATTAATGAATTGAATGAACAATTTGAGAAGCTATATGCAGACTTTAAACAGGCTGAATCATATGTAGAGCAATGCCGAACAACGAAAATTCGACTGCAAAAAGTAGCAACTGAAATTGAGCAATATAAAGAAAAGTTAATTCAAGTAGAGCAAATTTATGATGTCATACGTGGCCAAAATGAAGCGAAAATTTCATTTGAACGCTTTGCACAAATTGGTTATTTAGAAAAAGTGACACATGCAGCGAATGAGCGATTGCGTGTGTTATCGAATGGTCAATATTTCTTAAAGTCAACGGGACGTAAGGAAGGAAATGCGCAAAGTGGACTAAGCATTGATGTATTTGACAGTAATACAGGGCAAACGCGCGATGTTAAAACACTTTCTGGCGGGGAAAAATTCAATGCTTCACTTGCCCTTGCATTAGGAATGGCGGATGTTATTCAAAGTGTGCAAGGAAGCGTCCACATTGATACGATGTTTATTGATGAAGGCTTCGGAACATTAGATGAGGAATCACTCCGAAAAGCGATTGATATTTTAATCGATTTGCAACAAACAGGGCGATTAATTGGTGTCATTTCACATGTTGCCGAATTAAAAGCAGCAATGCCAGCCATATTACAAGTGCAAAAGCTAAAAGAAGGGCATAGTAAAACGGAGATTATTATAAAATAA
- the thiT gene encoding energy-coupled thiamine transporter ThiT codes for MDKKKLLMMVEIAIFAAIGLVLDQFSFSLWAQGGSISFVMLPIVLMAIRWGIVAGLATGLIIGILQMAFGAFIAHWVQALLDYGIAFTVVGLAAIVRKPLLEASQALNKAKMTTYIVIGIFIGGFLRFSAHLIAGVVFFKEYAGDENVWKYSIIYNTSYMLPATILTAIVAVLLFTTAPRLLKTFDSIKGKSPASINESSTSS; via the coding sequence TTGGACAAAAAGAAATTATTAATGATGGTGGAAATTGCAATTTTTGCTGCCATCGGGCTAGTGTTAGACCAGTTTTCGTTTAGCTTGTGGGCACAAGGTGGATCCATTAGCTTTGTCATGCTACCTATCGTATTAATGGCGATTCGTTGGGGCATAGTAGCAGGTTTGGCAACAGGGTTAATTATTGGGATTTTACAAATGGCATTCGGTGCCTTTATTGCACATTGGGTACAGGCACTACTTGATTACGGTATTGCTTTTACAGTGGTGGGGTTAGCTGCTATTGTACGCAAACCATTACTTGAAGCATCACAAGCATTAAACAAAGCGAAAATGACGACTTATATTGTCATCGGAATTTTCATCGGTGGATTTTTACGATTCAGCGCACACCTAATAGCAGGTGTTGTATTCTTTAAGGAATATGCAGGTGATGAAAATGTATGGAAATATTCAATCATTTATAACACTTCGTATATGCTACCAGCAACGATTTTAACAGCTATAGTAGCGGTATTATTATTCACTACTGCGCCAAGATTATTAAAAACGTTTGACTCAATTAAAGGGAAATCCCCAGCTTCAATTAATGAAAGTTCAACATCCAGCTGA
- a CDS encoding polyphosphate kinase 2 family protein: MKQLKDLDLSLELDKKMYKKKLKVLQYEMLNAQQFLFNNKIGLILAFEGMDAAGKGGAIKRLTERIDPRGLVVHPISAPQPHELRYHYMHRFWRKLPQHGQIAIFDRSWYGRVLVERIEKFATEDEWKRAYEEINNFEAQLTDGDYIMMKFWIHIDSEEQLKRFNDRAEDPYKSWKLTDEDWRNREKFDLYSEAADEMFAKTDTEDAPWHLISGNNKFHARVQVLKEIIEHIEKEATRRGLQMTNVFETQQAAEEEVVATIELPVNTKERKKSKKRKQVKK; encoded by the coding sequence ATGAAGCAATTAAAGGATTTGGATTTATCATTAGAATTAGATAAGAAAATGTACAAGAAAAAGTTGAAAGTTCTACAATATGAAATGCTAAATGCGCAACAGTTTTTATTTAATAATAAAATCGGATTAATTTTAGCTTTTGAAGGGATGGATGCAGCTGGTAAGGGTGGCGCGATTAAACGTTTAACAGAGCGTATCGACCCACGAGGCCTAGTTGTACACCCTATTTCAGCCCCACAACCACACGAGCTTCGTTACCATTATATGCACCGTTTTTGGCGTAAGTTGCCACAGCATGGTCAAATCGCGATATTTGACCGTTCTTGGTATGGTCGTGTACTCGTTGAACGAATTGAAAAATTTGCGACTGAAGATGAATGGAAACGCGCTTACGAAGAAATAAATAATTTTGAAGCACAATTAACAGATGGTGATTATATCATGATGAAATTCTGGATTCACATTGATTCAGAGGAGCAATTAAAGCGCTTCAATGATCGTGCAGAAGATCCGTATAAATCATGGAAATTAACGGATGAAGATTGGCGCAATCGTGAAAAATTTGATTTGTATAGTGAAGCAGCAGATGAAATGTTTGCAAAAACGGATACAGAAGATGCACCGTGGCATTTAATTTCAGGAAATAATAAATTCCATGCGCGTGTTCAAGTATTAAAAGAGATTATTGAACATATTGAAAAAGAAGCTACGCGCAGAGGCTTGCAGATGACAAATGTTTTTGAAACACAACAAGCGGCTGAGGAAGAAGTTGTTGCAACTATTGAATTACCAGTAAATACAAAGGAACGAAAGAAAAGTAAAAAAAGAAAACAAGTTAAAAAGTAA
- a CDS encoding ABC transporter ATP-binding protein, which translates to MNEMENILVVNNLQTTFKTDAGDVRAVDGVSFTVPKGKTIGIVGESGSGKSITSLTILRLLASNGRVNGGEVLFKGKDLLKLPEKAMREIRGNQISMIFQEPMTSLNPVYTVGQQIGETIQIHKKVGKKEAIQQSIEMLKLVGIPSPEKRVKQYPHELSGGMRQRVMIAMALACDPEILIADEPTTALDVTIQAQILELIKDLQNRLGMSVIMITHDLGVVAETCDYVAVMYAGQVVEYSDVRSLFKNPKHPYTLGLLNSLPRHDIEQEKLIPIKGMVPSPHEMPVGCRFAPRCPVATELCHNKQPLLLNTNDTNAEQIRCWMFSDEWDGDSEVTLYGEKRTIKG; encoded by the coding sequence ATGAATGAAATGGAAAATATTTTAGTCGTCAACAATTTACAAACAACATTTAAAACAGATGCAGGAGATGTGCGCGCCGTTGATGGTGTAAGTTTTACGGTTCCAAAAGGGAAAACAATTGGAATTGTAGGAGAGTCTGGTTCAGGAAAAAGTATTACGTCACTGACAATTTTACGTTTACTCGCTTCAAACGGTAGAGTAAATGGTGGAGAAGTTCTTTTTAAAGGTAAAGATTTATTAAAATTACCTGAAAAAGCGATGCGAGAAATTCGTGGAAATCAAATTTCGATGATTTTCCAAGAGCCGATGACATCTTTGAATCCTGTTTATACTGTCGGTCAGCAAATCGGAGAAACGATTCAAATTCATAAAAAGGTAGGAAAAAAAGAAGCAATCCAACAATCAATAGAAATGCTGAAATTAGTAGGTATTCCTTCTCCTGAAAAGCGCGTAAAGCAATATCCGCATGAGCTTTCAGGGGGGATGCGTCAGCGTGTTATGATTGCAATGGCACTTGCTTGTGACCCGGAAATCTTAATTGCGGATGAACCAACGACGGCACTTGACGTTACGATTCAAGCGCAAATTTTGGAGTTAATTAAAGATTTACAAAATCGTTTGGGCATGTCGGTTATTATGATTACCCATGATTTGGGCGTCGTTGCAGAGACGTGTGATTATGTAGCGGTTATGTATGCTGGTCAAGTAGTAGAGTATTCAGATGTGCGTTCGTTATTTAAAAATCCGAAGCATCCGTATACATTAGGCTTATTAAATTCATTGCCACGTCATGATATCGAGCAAGAGAAATTAATTCCGATTAAAGGGATGGTGCCGAGTCCGCATGAAATGCCTGTTGGATGTCGTTTTGCACCGCGTTGCCCAGTTGCCACGGAGCTTTGTCATAATAAACAGCCGCTACTATTAAATACAAATGATACAAATGCAGAGCAAATCCGATGCTGGATGTTTTCTGATGAATGGGATGGAGATTCGGAGGTGACGCTATATGGCGAAAAAAGAACTATTAAAGGTTGA
- the map gene encoding type I methionyl aminopeptidase, which translates to MIVTTQEEIQAFKKIGRICAEIREAMKLATVPGVTTKELDEIAGRMFAEAGAISGPKGEYDFPGYTCISVNHEVAHGIPGSKKIQEGDIVNIDVSGSLDGYFADTGISFVVGEGYEDKEKLCAVAKSALERAFTKVKAGSKLNQIGKAVEREARDHGLTVIMNLTGHGLGKSLHEAPDHILNYYDAWDTTIMKEGMVLAVEPFISAKAEHIVESGDGWTFVTPDKSLVAQIEHSIIVTKDKPIILTMLED; encoded by the coding sequence ATGATTGTTACAACTCAAGAAGAAATCCAAGCGTTTAAAAAGATTGGTCGCATATGCGCGGAGATTCGTGAGGCGATGAAGCTTGCGACAGTTCCGGGTGTTACTACGAAAGAATTGGATGAAATTGCAGGGCGCATGTTTGCGGAAGCAGGAGCCATTTCAGGACCAAAAGGGGAATATGATTTCCCAGGATACACTTGTATTAGTGTTAATCATGAGGTAGCACATGGTATTCCAGGTTCAAAGAAAATCCAAGAAGGTGACATCGTTAATATTGACGTTTCAGGATCTTTAGACGGCTATTTTGCAGATACAGGGATTTCTTTCGTAGTTGGTGAAGGCTATGAAGATAAAGAGAAATTATGTGCAGTAGCAAAATCAGCGCTTGAGCGTGCGTTTACAAAAGTAAAAGCTGGTTCAAAATTAAACCAAATTGGTAAAGCAGTAGAACGCGAAGCACGCGATCACGGTTTAACGGTTATTATGAACTTAACAGGCCACGGCTTAGGTAAATCTTTACATGAAGCACCTGACCATATTTTAAATTATTACGACGCATGGGATACGACAATTATGAAAGAGGGAATGGTCCTTGCAGTAGAGCCATTCATCTCGGCAAAAGCAGAGCATATTGTGGAATCAGGTGACGGCTGGACATTCGTAACACCAGATAAATCATTAGTTGCCCAAATTGAGCATTCCATTATTGTTACAAAAGATAAACCAATTATTTTAACAATGTTAGAAGACTAA
- a CDS encoding ABC transporter ATP-binding protein, with protein sequence MAKKELLKVEGLKQYFPIKGGFLGRTVNHVKALDGISFTVYEGETVSIVGESGCGKSTTGRAILRLEEPTEGSVTFQGTDLTKISKGEMRKFRKDLQIIFQDPYASINPRQTVASVLNEAMHIQNVLPANERRARIEELLETVGLRPYQADRYPHEFSGGQRQRIGIARALSVDPKLIICDEAVSALDVSIQAQVLNLLEELQDEYGLTYLFISHDLGVVRHISDRIIVMYLGKIVEIADKTSLFENPQHPYTKALLSAIPVPDPDAVKNRIVLKGDVPSPIDPPAGCRFHTRCPFATEKCRTEEPLLRTTSAMKGGHEAACHYIEEIAAGTMTEK encoded by the coding sequence ATGGCGAAAAAAGAACTATTAAAGGTTGAGGGATTAAAGCAGTACTTCCCAATAAAAGGTGGCTTTTTAGGTCGTACAGTGAATCACGTAAAAGCGCTAGATGGCATTTCATTTACAGTATACGAAGGTGAAACAGTTAGTATTGTAGGAGAATCGGGCTGTGGTAAATCAACAACAGGACGTGCGATTTTACGTTTAGAAGAACCGACAGAGGGGTCTGTTACATTCCAAGGAACAGATTTAACGAAAATTTCTAAAGGGGAAATGCGCAAATTCCGTAAAGATTTACAAATTATATTCCAAGATCCTTACGCTTCGATTAATCCGCGTCAAACGGTAGCAAGTGTATTAAATGAAGCGATGCACATTCAAAATGTATTACCAGCAAATGAACGCCGTGCACGCATTGAAGAATTATTAGAAACTGTAGGCTTACGTCCATATCAAGCAGATCGTTATCCGCATGAGTTTTCCGGTGGTCAACGTCAGCGTATCGGAATTGCACGTGCTTTATCAGTCGATCCAAAGCTTATTATTTGTGATGAAGCAGTATCAGCGCTAGATGTATCGATTCAGGCGCAAGTATTAAACTTGTTAGAAGAGTTGCAAGATGAATATGGATTAACATACCTTTTCATATCACATGACTTAGGGGTTGTACGTCACATTTCAGACCGTATTATCGTTATGTACTTAGGGAAAATTGTGGAGATTGCAGATAAAACAAGCTTATTTGAAAATCCACAGCACCCTTATACGAAGGCGTTATTATCAGCCATTCCAGTGCCAGATCCAGATGCGGTTAAAAATCGTATCGTCCTTAAAGGAGATGTCCCGTCACCAATTGATCCGCCAGCAGGATGTCGATTCCATACGCGTTGTCCTTTTGCGACGGAAAAATGCCGTACAGAAGAACCACTACTGCGCACGACATCTGCAATGAAAGGCGGGCATGAAGCGGCATGTCACTATATCGAAGAAATTGCAGCAGGGACAATGACTGAAAAGTAA
- a CDS encoding exonuclease SbcCD subunit D, protein MKIFHTADWHLGKLVQGVSMVADQQHVLQQFIEDIRTEKPDVIIIAGDLYDRSVPPIEAIQLLNTTLQQILIEEKTPIIAIAGNHDSATRLNFGSELMKVSGLHIIGHLEKVIEPVILQDAYGEVHFYLVPFAEPSMVRAIYEDETITTHEAAMAKIIDQIKMTLDPTKRNIIVAHAFVTKDGLPEANTSDSERKLTIGGTECINSALFEPFCYTALGHLHQAHFVANETIQYAGSPLKYSESEVNHNKGFTIVDLQENGEVILERRLLTAIREMKIVTGMLEDILQHSRSEDYVFVKLVDESYVKGATELVRTVYPNALHIERTAVYRQMEQQTSTMSRVEMDDSELFELFYSEMTGKPLSDEAKEIYTDVLQQILDSERESQEVL, encoded by the coding sequence ATGAAAATTTTTCACACGGCAGATTGGCATTTAGGAAAACTTGTGCAAGGTGTATCAATGGTTGCAGATCAACAACATGTTTTGCAACAATTTATTGAAGATATTCGAACAGAAAAACCAGATGTCATTATTATTGCAGGGGATTTATATGACCGTTCAGTTCCCCCAATCGAGGCAATTCAATTGTTAAATACAACATTGCAGCAAATATTAATTGAAGAGAAGACACCAATTATCGCGATTGCTGGTAATCATGATAGCGCGACACGTTTAAACTTTGGTAGCGAGTTGATGAAGGTAAGTGGTTTACATATTATTGGTCATTTAGAAAAAGTAATTGAGCCAGTCATTTTACAGGATGCTTACGGGGAAGTTCATTTTTATTTAGTGCCTTTTGCAGAGCCATCAATGGTCCGGGCAATTTATGAAGATGAAACGATTACAACGCATGAAGCAGCAATGGCTAAAATTATTGACCAAATAAAAATGACGCTCGACCCTACAAAACGCAATATTATCGTTGCCCACGCTTTTGTTACGAAGGATGGTTTGCCTGAAGCAAATACGAGCGATTCTGAACGCAAGCTTACAATTGGAGGAACAGAGTGTATCAATTCGGCATTATTTGAGCCGTTTTGTTATACCGCTTTAGGTCACTTACATCAGGCGCATTTCGTTGCAAATGAAACGATTCAATATGCAGGCTCCCCACTTAAATATTCTGAATCAGAAGTCAATCACAATAAAGGCTTTACAATTGTGGACTTACAGGAAAATGGAGAAGTAATTTTGGAACGTCGACTTTTGACAGCAATCCGTGAAATGAAAATTGTGACAGGTATGTTAGAAGATATATTGCAACATTCCCGTAGTGAGGATTACGTTTTTGTAAAACTAGTAGACGAAAGTTATGTGAAAGGTGCAACAGAGCTTGTTCGTACCGTATATCCGAATGCGCTACATATAGAAAGAACGGCTGTTTATCGTCAAATGGAACAGCAAACATCAACAATGAGTCGTGTTGAAATGGATGATTCTGAGCTGTTTGAATTATTTTATAGCGAAATGACGGGAAAACCATTAAGTGATGAAGCAAAGGAAATTTATACAGATGTATTGCAACAAATACTCGATAGTGAACGAGAATCACAGGAGGTGCTATAA
- a CDS encoding GNAT family N-acetyltransferase codes for MVRLVGQQCLLRTFIESDAKALAKLLSDNKFFWSVHEPLHRDEYYTEVTQYNKILESIQLLQANREFSFGIYDLQSQQLIGHISLYAIKRLPYSSGFIGYSIDKNFIGRGIATEAVNILLRFAFQTINLHRVEAYVSPQNLASVRVLEKAGFEQEGLLRDLLFINGKWEDHYMYALLQQDFKKK; via the coding sequence ATGGTACGACTTGTTGGACAGCAGTGTTTGTTGCGTACCTTTATTGAATCCGATGCAAAGGCACTCGCTAAGTTGCTTTCAGATAATAAGTTTTTTTGGTCAGTCCATGAGCCACTACATCGGGATGAATATTATACAGAGGTAACACAGTATAATAAAATTTTAGAAAGTATCCAACTTTTGCAAGCAAATAGAGAATTTTCATTTGGAATATATGATCTACAATCACAGCAGCTTATCGGTCATATTTCGCTGTATGCTATTAAACGTTTACCGTATTCAAGTGGCTTTATTGGTTATTCAATAGATAAAAATTTTATAGGTAGAGGGATTGCAACAGAGGCGGTCAATATTTTGTTAAGGTTTGCTTTTCAAACAATTAATTTACATCGTGTGGAGGCATATGTTTCTCCGCAAAACTTAGCATCTGTTCGTGTATTGGAAAAAGCAGGCTTTGAACAGGAAGGGTTACTAAGGGATTTATTATTTATTAATGGAAAATGGGAAGACCACTATATGTATGCATTGCTCCAACAGGATTTCAAAAAAAAGTAA
- a CDS encoding ABC transporter permease: MTKYIIRRLLQTIPVLLGVSILVFSLMFLIPGDPAQVMAGEGASAQTVENLREKLGLNDPAYVQYGRFLSNALQGDLGNSIRSGRPVMDEIQARFWVTLEVAIYSTILAVFIGLIAGIISAVRHYTLTDVSIMIVALFGLSMPNFWLGLLLIQWFALGNLPFDIPFPEILKMRPSGWGDTWRQMVLPVITLGTGGAAIIARMTRSSMLEVIGQDYIRTARAKGVSERVVIYRHALKNALIPVVTIIGLEFGGFLGGAVLTETIFAINGMGRLTIDAIRQRDFPIVQGTVLVISLLFVLVNLLVDISYKFLNKRIDLN; this comes from the coding sequence ATGACTAAATATATTATCCGTCGTTTACTACAAACGATTCCTGTTTTATTAGGCGTTTCTATTTTAGTATTTTCATTGATGTTCCTTATTCCTGGTGACCCTGCGCAAGTAATGGCTGGAGAAGGTGCATCTGCACAAACGGTTGAAAATTTACGTGAAAAGCTTGGATTAAATGATCCGGCTTATGTACAATACGGTCGCTTTTTAAGCAATGCGTTACAAGGGGATTTAGGGAATTCAATTCGCAGCGGTCGCCCTGTAATGGATGAGATACAAGCACGTTTTTGGGTAACGCTCGAGGTGGCCATTTACTCGACAATTTTAGCGGTATTTATAGGGTTAATTGCAGGGATCATTTCTGCTGTGCGCCATTATACGCTAACAGACGTTTCGATTATGATTGTCGCTTTATTCGGTTTATCGATGCCGAACTTCTGGCTTGGTTTACTATTAATTCAGTGGTTTGCACTTGGTAATTTGCCATTTGACATTCCATTCCCAGAGATTTTAAAAATGCGTCCATCGGGTTGGGGCGATACATGGCGTCAAATGGTGCTACCAGTTATTACACTCGGAACAGGGGGAGCTGCAATTATCGCACGTATGACTCGTTCTTCCATGCTTGAAGTTATCGGTCAAGATTACATACGTACTGCACGTGCCAAAGGGGTATCAGAGCGAGTTGTTATTTATCGCCATGCGTTAAAAAATGCGTTAATTCCAGTTGTTACGATTATCGGGTTAGAGTTTGGTGGTTTCCTAGGTGGAGCTGTATTAACAGAAACAATTTTTGCGATTAACGGGATGGGTCGTTTGACGATTGATGCGATTCGACAGCGAGATTTCCCAATTGTTCAAGGAACGGTACTCGTCATTTCGCTGTTATTCGTACTCGTTAACTTACTCGTAGATATTTCATATAAGTTCTTAAATAAACGGATTGACTTGAATTAG